In Chitinophaga oryzae, the sequence GGGCATTCAGCCACCACCACCGATATCTCAAAAGCCTCCTACGTGATACAGGACAAACAATCTGTACCCAAATATGCAGGCGGATTCAATAACACTTTTACCTATAAAGGCATTAGTCTTAGTGTAGATTTCAATTACAACCTCGGCTATTGGGTATACGGCGCTTCCGACATCTATTTCACCTCCGGCGCCTACTACACTTACAACAAATACCAGTTTATCTACGACAGGCGCTGGACAACACCCGGACAGCAAACCGATGTGCCCAAATTCAGTACCACCACCGATAATTCCGTAAGCACGTACCGGTTGTACCGCGGTGATCATATCCGTTTGCAAAACATCAGCATCGGTTATGATTTCAGCCAGCTGCCGCTGGCGAAACGTGTAGGCGTCAACAAGCTGTATGTATATGGCAGGGGCACTAACCTGTGGACCAAAACGTTCGACGACCGTCTGCCTTTTGATCCGGAAGTCAGCTATTCCGGCTTCGATTACCAGAACATGCAGAAATACAAAACATTCACTTTCGGGATTAACGTAGGATTTTAAACCACTGACCATGAAGAAATACCATAAACATAAATGGTTGCTGCTACTGGTGGCCGCCACCACCCTGATAAGCGCCTGCGGCAAACAGTTCCTCGATGAACAGCCCCCTACTTCCGTTTCCATAGAGAAAGGTATTCTCACCGATACAGATATGATGGAAGCGCTGGCCGGCCTGTACAGAAACCTCGACAACTATTTCCTTTTCGGCCGCAATGCGGTCGTATTCGGTGACCTGCTGGCGGATAACGTATACCTCAGCAGCACCAATTCCAGCCGCCTCCTGACGCAATACAGTTATACATTTATCGTATCCAGCCCGGAAACCAGGTTGCTGTGGGCGCAGAGCTATTACAGCATCCTGCAGGCCAACAGGATCATTGGCGCCCGTATCAATATCAACAATAACGTCAACCAGTTAAGAGGCGAGGCTTATACCCTCCGGGCGTTGTGCTACCTGAACCTTGTCAACTGGTTCGCTACGCCATACACCGTGAGGCCTTCCGCCGACGGGGTGCCGCTGGTCACTCTCTCCACCGATGTAGGCGGCGCCTTTATCAAACCGGCACGCAACACGGTTGCCCAGGTGTATGATCAGATCATCAGCGATCTGGACAGCGCCTATCAGATCATGCCCGACGCCACTCCATCCATCCATACCGCCAGCTCCAACTTCATCACCAAACAGGCCGTAAAAGCCTTACAGGCGCGTGCCTACCTGTACAAAGCCGATTATGCCAAAGCCCGCGACGCCGCCCTGCTGGTGGTGAAGAACGGCGGCTATACGCTGGCGGCCGACGCCGGCAGCTTTAACGCCTACTGGTCATCCTCCGCCGCACGCACCGACAAGCTGGAGACCATTTTTGAACTGAACAACTCCGCCGCCGCCAACAACGGTCCGGAAGGAATGGATTACATGTACTCCCGCAACGGCCTGGGCGACCTGCTCGTCACCGATGACACCTATGCCCTTTATACGGCCACGGACAAACGCCGTTCACTGATCATCGACAGCCTCCGTGGCGGCTATCAGGCGTATATTGTCAACAAATACCAGAATGCCGGTAAAACAGACAAGGACGAAGTTAAGCTGCTACGCTATGCAGAAGTACTGCTAACACTGGCTGAATCCTACGCCAGGCTGGGCGACGAAGCTAACGCCCTGCTTTATCTGAATAAAGTGGCACAAAACCGCGATGCCGCACTGGCGCCCTACACCTATAGCGGCCCTGCACTGACCGATGCCATCCTGCTGGAAAGACGCAAAGAGCTGGCCTTTGAAGGACTTCGTTTTTTTGACCTTACCCGTACCAACGCAGAAATACACCGTCAGAACATGGGCGTAAAAGGCTATACCAGTTATCCTACCGTAAAAACCACCGACTTCAGAAGGCTGCAGCCCATCCCTGAAGTGGAAACAGGGGCTAACCCAAATATCGCCCAGAATCCGGGCTACTAAGCACTGTGAACAATAGAGGCCTGCTGCTTTCCTGAAAAAGCAGCAGGCCTTTGCTATTAATAAAAAAGCTTTTACAGCAAACGGGGTAATTCCTTCATCGAATAAAACACCTCCGCACCCGCCGCTTCCAGATAACCCGCACTGTGTTCACTGGCATATCCCAATGCACGGAACCCGCCTGCTTTAGCGGCTTGTATGCCGGCAAGGCTATCTTCCACCACAACGCAGTCGGCAGGCGGATAACCCATGGTAGCAGCAGCGTGCAGGAAAATACCAGGGTCCGGCTTCCAGCTGTTGATCGTATAGGCGCTGAATATTTTCCCTTCAAAAAAAGGCAGCAGTCCCGTCAACCGCAGGTTCAGCTCTATCTTCTTCACCGGGCCGCTGGACGCCACACAGAAAGGCAGCGTGAGCTGCTCCAGTACTTCCCGGATACCTTCTACCGGCTTTACTTCTTTTTCAAACAGCGCGTAAGAACGGGTACGGTACTGCTCAATAAAATCATCCGCGAAGGGGCGGTCAGTCAGCGCCTGCAGCGCAGCTACAGACTCCGCCAGGTTTCGGCCGCTCATAAAACGGACAGCCTCCCCTTCATCCATAGTGACGCCGTATTCCGCTGCCAGCCCCAGTAACACGCGGATACCAATAATTTCACTGTCTACCAGTACACCATCGCAATCAAATATGACGCATCTTATCTTGTTAGTCTTCATACAACTGTCGTTCGGACCATAAAGATAATTGTGGTACGGTTATTTCTTGCATTCATCCATCACCCAATACCAGTGTTATGAAAATCATGCTTATGCTAATGGCAGCCATCCTGATAAGCAGCTGTGCCACCACCTACAATAGCCGTTTCACTTCCGCTGAGGTAAAACCGGGAATAAGTACACAAACCGTCATTGCCCGCTTTGGAAAGCCTTTTAAAAAAAGCTTCGAGCAAATCGGGGATGTACTGTACGAAGATTTTTACTACAAGGAAACCATTTATAAGGACCACTGGTTTGAGATCAACAACATCCTGCATTTCCAGGATGGGAAGCTCGTTTCCCTCGAGCAGGGCGAAGAGAGAAAGTTGTATCAACCGGCCCCGGTAGTCAGGGCGCAAAAGTAGTCTTCAGCCAATTCAGGGGTTTGTTGTTTTCCGCTTCCATTTCTGTGCAATCTTCGCCGCCGTCTCAATCATAGCCGGGTCCCAGCTTTCTATCTGCCAGTCGGAATGCGCCAGGGAAGACGCTTGCAGCGCCTTCATGGTTGCGCCGAAAGAAGCCGCCGTTTCCAGGATCTGCGACAGCTCCAGCTGCTGCCGGTACAACGTTTCGTCTTCCTGCGCTTGTGCCGGTATCTGCAGGGCTTCCGGCAGGAAACTATTCAGCGGAACAGTGCTCTTGTTTTTGTTATTGAGGAGCTGGTCCATCCGGAGGAAATCGTTGCGAAAGGCTGACCGGCTTTCCTCGCTGGCCAGCCCGGAGCCCAGCTGCTCCAATACCACGTATTTGAGAGAGGGACACAGGTCTATCGCTTTATCGAGATAGTTAAAGACCGTTGCGGGTACGGCATCATCGTGGGTATCGCGGCGGATGGTCTTGCCCGGCGTGGCTTCCGACTCGTCCCAGCTGCCGCCGGAGATATGTATTTCCCGGACGCGGTGCAGCGGATACAGGTCTTTCAGCGCTTCAAAAGAAAGATCGAAGTTATGGGCCTGACAGTAGAGGTTATGCAGGTCGAGGATGACAAAGCCGTTGACCGGTTCCAGTAGCTCGTTGAGGAAATCACCGTGTCTTTTCACTTCTTCCAGCGAATAGGAGAAAGCCAGGTTCTCCAGTCCTACCGGGCATCCGCAGGCATCCTGCATACGTTTCAGCCGATCGCGCCCGATACCGAGGGTTACCGGCGTATAGGGAATATTTAATGGTGCGCCGTGGTGAAAGTCCTTACCTGTCATAAAGCCAAAGTGCTCGGTCACATGATCGAAGCGGTAATGACGGCTGACGGTCTTCAGATGGTCCAGCCACTGTTGTTGTTCCGGTAACCATCTCCCGGAAAAAAGAGAGAAAAAGACACCATGACCGATCAATCTGTTTTCTTCGCTGAAGACGTTCAGCAGCTCTTCAAACCAGGCAGGCACGTTCTCTACGGCATACAGCGCATCGAAAGACCATTCGATGGCTTCAACCTTGGCCGCCTCCATCAAAGGAAGGCAGGCGGCCAGGATGTTGTTGTCTAGATTACAGGCGACTGTTGAAACTAATTTCGACACAATGCACGTTTTAATCAACCCATACCGCACGCGGGGCAGCCGTCGGGGAATCTTTTCTTAAATTCTTCTTCCTGTTTTTTCTTTTCTTCCTGCGCTGTAGGAAGCTTTTCTTTTTTACACGATGTGGCAGTTTGCAGGGTGAGTCCCACCAGGATAGCTCCCAGTAATGATTTTGGCAATTTCATAAATTAAAGGTTTGTAATAATGAATAATACTACAGCGCTGTATATGTATGAAACGAAGCCATGCGGTAAAAGTTACAGTGATCTTCTGCTAGATAACCTGCCAGGCCTCAGCCCATACCGCACGCGGGGCAGCCGTCACCTGCCAGCTGCGGCTTCGATGTATCTTGTTTTGCAGGAACCGAATCGCTTTTTACTTCTTTTTTCTCCTCTTTGGTGGCAGGAGCTTTGGGTGCATTACAGGAAGGGGCAGCTTGGAGGGTAATACCCGCCAGAATAGCTCCTAACAACGATTTCGACAGATGCATAATTTGGGTTTTTAAATGAATGAAAATATTTAACCGTTAAACGAAATAACGGGGCAAAATGTTACCCTTTGAATTTACCCGGAGACACCCCGAATCTTTTGCGGAAAGCTGTACTGAAATTATTGGGGCTGGTATATCCCAGCAGGTAGGCCACCGTGCTGACCTGCTCCCCTTCCTGCAACATTTTCCGTGCTTTCTCCATCCGGAGGTGGTGGATGTAACCGAATACGGTATCCCCAAACTCACTTTTAAAACCATTTTTCAGTTTGAAGATGTTTAACCCGGCCTGACGGCTCAGTTTCCGGAGAGAATGGTCCGTTTCCGGCTCTTTATCTATGAGCTCTTTAATGAAATAGAGCTTCTCTATATCCTGGGAACTTTGCAACAGGTAACCGCAGCCTTTGCCGGGGAACTTATCCCGGAACGCTTCCGTTTGTAACATAAACAGCTCCAGCACCCTGGCTTCCATCAGCATTTTACCGAAATAGCCGGTACGCCTGGAAGTGATCATATCGGTCAGCACAGAGAGCATTTGCGGCGTTACATGCAGCATCCCGGTGTCTTCCAGCTTCATCTCATTGCGGGCCAGCTGTTTGAGCAGCGCGGTATGTACCGTACATTCCTCGTGGGAGATCGACTCAAAATAATGCCGGTCAAACAGAATATCCACCTTCACCAACGGGTGTTCGCCGGTTTGGTATTCGAAGTGGGTAGACAGTTTTTCGGGCACAGGGAAAAGGCTGTGTTGCAGCGCCGCTACCTGTACCGGTTTCCGGAGTTCATCATTACGGGCCACAAACCGGCCACTCATGGAAAAATGCATCTCCACGCAGGACCTGCCGGCGCGCAGCTCCACGGCAGTACGCCTCGAAACCGACAGATGGCTGTAATTGATCTCAAATCCATCCAGAACGGTATGTTCAAAGGTGCCCTGCAGCCCGGATTCCGGCGACAGCATATAAGCTGCCTGCCGGTAATTCTTTGCTTTGTCTTCCCTGACTAAAGTAGCATGTGGTAATAAAGCTTCGAGGTACATACGGTAAAATTAAACATTATCCCTTTAGCATACTTTTTTATCCTTTTATCAAACGCTTCCCGGCGGCTGCCTGCCGAGATTTGCCCTTAAAAAAAGATGACACAGTCAGATACCATGACAGAATACGGGATGCGGCGGGTCATTATCACGCTCACCGCTATGCTGTGCGCCATTCTGGAACTGCTGGACACCACAATTGTCAATGTGGCCCTGAACGACCTGCAGGGAAATCTGGGCGCCACCCTCTCTGAAGTCAGCTGGGTAGTGACAGCCTACGGTATCGGCAATGTGATCCTGATCCCGATGACCAGCTGGCTGTCCCGGCAATTTGGCCGCCGCAACTATTTTGCGGCTTCCATCTTCCTGTTTACGCTCTGTTCACTGCTGTGCGGCATGGCCGGCAGCATCCCTGAGCTGGCGTTGTTCCGCTTTCTGCAGGGCATCGGCGGCGGCGCCCTGCTGGCTACTTCGCAGACAATCATCACAGAGTCCTATCCCGTTGAAAAAAGAGGAACGGCCAACCTCATCTTTATGATGAGCGTCATTGTGGGTCCGGCTATGGGGCCGCTCATCGGCGGATACATCATCGACCACTACAGCTGGCCGCTGATTTTCTACATCAATGTCCCGCTGGGCATCCTCGCCATCCTGCTGACATTACAATATGTGCGGTCACCCAGCTATGACAATAAGCTGCCGGCCGCCGATGTGGACTGGCCGGGCATTGTATTGCTGACCGTTATGGTAGGCTCCCTGCAGTATGTGCTGGAAAAGGGACAGGAGGAAGACTGGTTCAGCAACCGTACCATCATCACCCTGTCTGTCACCGCCGGCATCGGCGCCATATTGTTCATCTGGCGAGAGCTGTCCTGCTCCCATCCCATCGTTTCCCTCAGGGTGCTTCGCAACAGGAACCTGGCAGCCGGCACCGCTTTCTCGTTCATCTATGGCTTCGGGTCGTACGGGTCAACGTTTATCGTGCCGCTATTTACGCAGTCGCAGCTCAACTGGCCCGCCACCGACGCAGGGCTGCTGGTATGCCTTACCTCCCTTACCAGCCTGCTGATCTTTCCGCTGACCAACAAGCTGTTAAAGTCCGGCGTCAAACCACAATACATGATGAGCTGCGGCATGATCATCTTCTTTGCGAACTGCTATATGAGCGCCCACATCCTCACGCCGGAAACCGGCTTTCAGACATTCTTCTGGGTGCTGATATTCCGGTATTTCGGACTTAACATGATCCTGTTGTCCATCAGCGCCATCGCCTTTTCCACCTTACAGACACGGGAGATAGCAGAAGGCGCCGCCTTTACCGGCATGACGCGGCAACTGGGCGGGTCCTTCGGCATCGCCATCATCACCACTTTTATTGTCCGGAGAAACATGCTGCATCGCGGGCAATTGCTCTCGCACCTGAGCGCAGACGAGCCGGGCATGCTGGCACGGCTGCATCAGACTACGCAGGCCTTTAAAGCCCAGGGCTTCCAGGAAGATGTTGCCACCGGTCATGCACATAAACTGCTGGATATGGTCGTCCTCAAACAATCTACTTTATTGTCTTACATGGATGTCTACATCGTTATCGGTTTTCTCTTTCTCAGCTGTGTGCCTTTTATCCTGTTACTGAAAAACGGAAAAGCAGCCGCCGTTGCGGATGCTCACTGATCATTTCATTAAGCCAACATTATCATCCTATCATGAATGCAATTAAAACAGGACGGGTGCTCTTATACCTGTCGCTTGTCCTCTGGTGGCCTCTTCGGCACAACGGGCAAACACCAGTGCTCCTTCTCGACAGCGCCATTAACAGGGGACTGGCCCACAGCCATACGCTACGGCTGGACAAGGCCGCTATCACCGCTTCCATACAGCGGTACCAGCAGGCAAAAGATGCCAGTCTCCCCACCGGCAGCATCAGCGCTACTTTCAGTCATATGGAAGTGCCGGCAGACCATATTGAGCTGGGCAGCCTCGACTGGACGCTGGGCAAACGCGGCGAAACCTACATGGCCCATGCAGGTATCAAACAAACTATCTACGAAGGCAACAAGCTCCGGTATGCCCGGAAATCCGCTTTGCTGCTTCTGCAATTGTCCAACCTGGACCTGGAACAGCATACCACGGAAGTAGCCTATGCTATCGCGGAGCTATACCACGACCTGTATAGAATCCATCGTCACCTGCAGGTATCACAACAACAGGCGCAGGCTGTCGACAGCCTGGTGCGGCAAGCCACTGATCTGTACGAACAGGGTATTGTCACCCAAAATGATGTTTTGCGTTTCAGGCTGCAACGCTCGGAAATACAAATAGCCCGTACACAACTGGAAGCAGAACGCCGTACCATACAATACAGCCTCAATGTATTGCTGGGTTTCCCGGAAGACACGGTAGTAACACCTGCACCGGTACAACCGCCGTTCCAGGCCGGCAATACACTGGACACCTTTCTGGCCCAGGCCTTCCGGCAGCGGCAGGAACTGAAACAGTCAACCGTACAGTACTCACTGGACCAGTACCATCTGCGCAGCCTCAAAGCAGAACAACTGCCCACTCTTTCCGGCAGTATCACCGCTGACTATATTCATGCAGGCGCTGCTTTTATCCCGCCGGCAGGCTCCTATCTGACACCTATCTCGGCAGGCGTCACGGTAGCCTGGAACTTCTCTTCGCTATGGTCTGCGCGGCATCAGATTTCTCAGGCGAAGGTCCGGCAGGACCAGACGCTGATCCTGCGCGACCAGCTGAAAGAGCACATACGCCAGGAAGTAAATGCCTGCTACCAGCGCTACGAACAAGCCGTTCAGACGATACTCCTGCTGCAATCGGCAATTGAGCAGGCCGCAGAAAACAACCGTATACAATCGGACCGCTATCAGTACAACACCACTTCTGTCACCGATCTGATCGATGCCAACAGCCGCTTGTATCAGGCGATGGCCAACATAGAAATAGCACGTTCTGACGCCAGCCTCGCATGGTTCCGGTTATTAAAAGCCACCGGTAGTATTACAACATCCTACTAAATAATATATCACATGGAAGAAAACAGGAAAAAGAAAAAAATGCTACTGCCAGTTATCTTACTGGTAGCAGTTATCGCCGGTGTCATTATCGGGATAAACAGGTACCAGTATTACAGCACACACGAAGAAACAGATGACGCACAGATTGACGGAGACCTGAGTGTGGTGGTATCCCGTGCCGGCGGTTACATCGATTCTATTTATTTTGAAGACAACCAGCGGGTGATAAAAGATCAGTTGCTCATTAAACTGGAAGACAGGGAATACCACCTGAAACTGGAGCAGGCGCTGGCCGCGCATAAGCTCGCCAGTTCCCGCATCGATGTCGCCGCCACCCAGGTGGCCACATCAGAAGCTGCGTCCTCCGGTTATAAAGCGGAAACAGAAGCCGCCAAAGCGAAGCTGTGGCAGGCAGAACAGGACTTTGCCCGCTATTCCGCACTGGTCGCCAAAGGCGCCGTTCCGCGGCAGCAATACGATCAGGCCAAAACCAACAGAGATGCGGCAGCCGCTGCTTATGCCGCCGCCAATGGCCAATACCATACCGCCCTTCAGCAGATCGGTAACCACCGCTCACAGCTGCAGGTCACCCATACCGCCGTCCACCGCGAAGCAGTAGACGTGGACTATGCACAGCTGATGCTGTCATATACGCACATCACCGCACCGGTGACCGGCCCTGTCACCAAGCGGAAAGCGCAGCCAGGGCAACTGATACAACCGGGGCAAACACTTTTTTCTGTCGTTGATGAAAAGAGCCTCTATGTAACGGCAAATTTTAAGGAAACACAGCTGACCCATATACGCCCGGGACAACCGGTAAAAATCCGGGTAGATGCCTACCCCGACCTGGAACTCAATGGTACCGTACATAATTTCGCGGCCACCACCGGCGCGAAAGTTGCACTGCTGCCGCCGGACAACGCCACCGGCAATTTCGTAAAAGTAGTGCAGCGTATTCCGGTGAAAATAAAAATAAACGCCGTCGATACCACACTGCGTTTATTACGGCCAGGCATGAACGTAGAAGTAACCGTAACTACGCGTTAAAAAAAACGGGCTGCCTCAGTAACATGAGACAGCCCGGCGGTTGCTGAAAAATTTCTTACAGGAAAGAACCCAGTATCAGCGCTCCGGACACTATTTTATTAGCCACTTCGTTCTTCAGCCTGGCATTAGGATCTACTTCAACAGCACCAATGCCCGGCACCACCTGCTCGAAGAATTTTCCCGAGAGCTGGCTTGGTTTACCATTGCTGATGGAGATGTATTGCCTTACATAAACCGTATGAAGCAAGCGCCTGTGCAACGACTTCTGTTCCTTCTCCGGCAGGTTATTCACATAATATCTCAAAAATGGAACATAGGGTGACGTTGTATCCTTTTGCTCGGTTTTAGGTGAGATAAAAACGATGCCTTTTTTTCCGGCCAGTACGTAGCTGCTCACTTCTTTTTTCTCGGTAATTATCTGCAGCGTAAGGTATTGGTAAAAGGGAACATCATATTGTTTATGCTGATGCGTTACCATACCGCGCCTGGCTGGTTTTAAATACTTTGTCACCAGAGGACGGAGCGCCTCAGCATTCAGGTCTTCGCTTTCTACATCGATAATATTACCGGTAGCGTCCACCTCGACACGACAGGAATAAAATTCACGTTTTCCGGAGGGCAGCAACCGGGCGAGCTCCCTGCCTGCCATAACCGTATCAACATCCTCTTTGAGGACTATGCGCACCGGCCTATCCAGTTCGTCCATCCCGAAAGGTTTTCCTTTATCGAGCCTTTCTCTGAAGTAGTCCTCCTCCTGCTGCTTCCGTTGCGCTTCCGCTTCCTCCTGCTTTTTTTCTTCTGCTTTCTTTGCAGCGGCTTCGGCTTTCTCTGCGGCTGCTTCGGCTTTTGCAGCCGCTACAGCAGCGGCATTTCTGGCAGCCATTTCCGCAGGCGCGATGTCGTATTCCAGTACCTGTATGCTCGCCATACAGACCGTAGGCATTACGTACATGCCTTCTTTAATCACCACATTTTCATCGATCCTGATAATACCATGTCCAATCCGGTTGCACAAAAAGTAAACCGGAACAACGGACAACGTGGCAGGCGTGGTCGCTGCGGCGGTTTTCACCCCGGTACAATGAATGCTGTAGACATCAGTCGGCGCATAAGGCGTAGGACCGACAGAAAGCCCGGCAATCATCGGAACATCTTTAAGCAGTCCCGAACTGCACATATTACCTTTTTGGAAAGCCTCTGGTATCATCTTTACCAGGATACTTCGTTTTAGCGGAACAACCCACTTCTTTCCCTCAGGGACACGCGAGCCAGTGGTAAGGAGAACGACTTTCTGGGCGTAGACAAATGCTGTTGCCAACAAGGCAAGGACAGCCAGGAATAGTTTCTTCATAGGTATGACAGGTATGGGTTATAATTTGCCCGTAAAGATAAAGGAAGGATATATAAATTAACAAATCTCCAAATTATCGTGTACTATTTAATGGCGTTTTGCAGTAACAGGTTGCCCCTCTCGCGTCCATAGTGATAAATTTATCATTATAGGCCGCCCCGGCTGAAATGGATATATTTGAAACACCAAATGTAACCGTGCCTTATGTATGTCAAAAAGTTACCCGAACTGGACTATGGCGTAGCCACCACCATCAAAGCCCTCGGCGGCAAGTGGAAAGCGTGCATACTGGACTGTATCCATCTGGGCATACGCCGTCCCAGTGAGCTTTGCCGTAATATCCCCGGCGCCTCCCTCCGGGTGCTGAGCCAGCAGTTAAAAGAGCTGGAAGCCTGTCATATCGTTTACAAAAAGGTATATGCGGAAGTGCCGCTGCGGGTGGAATATTATCTTACCAGCTGGGGTGAGTCCCTGTGGCCTGTTATCGTAGCTATGAACGAATGGGGCAACGCCTACCTGCACCATTACTGCGACAGCCTGCCGCAACCAGGCGCTGCGCGCTGTGAAGAATCGTGAGTGTCA encodes:
- a CDS encoding RagB/SusD family nutrient uptake outer membrane protein, which codes for MKKYHKHKWLLLLVAATTLISACGKQFLDEQPPTSVSIEKGILTDTDMMEALAGLYRNLDNYFLFGRNAVVFGDLLADNVYLSSTNSSRLLTQYSYTFIVSSPETRLLWAQSYYSILQANRIIGARININNNVNQLRGEAYTLRALCYLNLVNWFATPYTVRPSADGVPLVTLSTDVGGAFIKPARNTVAQVYDQIISDLDSAYQIMPDATPSIHTASSNFITKQAVKALQARAYLYKADYAKARDAALLVVKNGGYTLAADAGSFNAYWSSSAARTDKLETIFELNNSAAANNGPEGMDYMYSRNGLGDLLVTDDTYALYTATDKRRSLIIDSLRGGYQAYIVNKYQNAGKTDKDEVKLLRYAEVLLTLAESYARLGDEANALLYLNKVAQNRDAALAPYTYSGPALTDAILLERRKELAFEGLRFFDLTRTNAEIHRQNMGVKGYTSYPTVKTTDFRRLQPIPEVETGANPNIAQNPGY
- a CDS encoding HAD family hydrolase, which encodes MKTNKIRCVIFDCDGVLVDSEIIGIRVLLGLAAEYGVTMDEGEAVRFMSGRNLAESVAALQALTDRPFADDFIEQYRTRSYALFEKEVKPVEGIREVLEQLTLPFCVASSGPVKKIELNLRLTGLLPFFEGKIFSAYTINSWKPDPGIFLHAAATMGYPPADCVVVEDSLAGIQAAKAGGFRALGYASEHSAGYLEAAGAEVFYSMKELPRLL
- a CDS encoding DUF692 domain-containing protein, coding for MSKLVSTVACNLDNNILAACLPLMEAAKVEAIEWSFDALYAVENVPAWFEELLNVFSEENRLIGHGVFFSLFSGRWLPEQQQWLDHLKTVSRHYRFDHVTEHFGFMTGKDFHHGAPLNIPYTPVTLGIGRDRLKRMQDACGCPVGLENLAFSYSLEEVKRHGDFLNELLEPVNGFVILDLHNLYCQAHNFDLSFEALKDLYPLHRVREIHISGGSWDESEATPGKTIRRDTHDDAVPATVFNYLDKAIDLCPSLKYVVLEQLGSGLASEESRSAFRNDFLRMDQLLNNKNKSTVPLNSFLPEALQIPAQAQEDETLYRQQLELSQILETAASFGATMKALQASSLAHSDWQIESWDPAMIETAAKIAQKWKRKTTNP
- a CDS encoding chryseobasin-related MNIO class RiPP peptide, giving the protein MKLPKSLLGAILVGLTLQTATSCKKEKLPTAQEEKKKQEEEFKKRFPDGCPACGMG
- a CDS encoding chryseobasin-related MNIO class RiPP peptide, yielding MHLSKSLLGAILAGITLQAAPSCNAPKAPATKEEKKEVKSDSVPAKQDTSKPQLAGDGCPACGMG
- a CDS encoding helix-turn-helix transcriptional regulator; its protein translation is MYLEALLPHATLVREDKAKNYRQAAYMLSPESGLQGTFEHTVLDGFEINYSHLSVSRRTAVELRAGRSCVEMHFSMSGRFVARNDELRKPVQVAALQHSLFPVPEKLSTHFEYQTGEHPLVKVDILFDRHYFESISHEECTVHTALLKQLARNEMKLEDTGMLHVTPQMLSVLTDMITSRRTGYFGKMLMEARVLELFMLQTEAFRDKFPGKGCGYLLQSSQDIEKLYFIKELIDKEPETDHSLRKLSRQAGLNIFKLKNGFKSEFGDTVFGYIHHLRMEKARKMLQEGEQVSTVAYLLGYTSPNNFSTAFRKRFGVSPGKFKG
- a CDS encoding DHA2 family efflux MFS transporter permease subunit codes for the protein MTQSDTMTEYGMRRVIITLTAMLCAILELLDTTIVNVALNDLQGNLGATLSEVSWVVTAYGIGNVILIPMTSWLSRQFGRRNYFAASIFLFTLCSLLCGMAGSIPELALFRFLQGIGGGALLATSQTIITESYPVEKRGTANLIFMMSVIVGPAMGPLIGGYIIDHYSWPLIFYINVPLGILAILLTLQYVRSPSYDNKLPAADVDWPGIVLLTVMVGSLQYVLEKGQEEDWFSNRTIITLSVTAGIGAILFIWRELSCSHPIVSLRVLRNRNLAAGTAFSFIYGFGSYGSTFIVPLFTQSQLNWPATDAGLLVCLTSLTSLLIFPLTNKLLKSGVKPQYMMSCGMIIFFANCYMSAHILTPETGFQTFFWVLIFRYFGLNMILLSISAIAFSTLQTREIAEGAAFTGMTRQLGGSFGIAIITTFIVRRNMLHRGQLLSHLSADEPGMLARLHQTTQAFKAQGFQEDVATGHAHKLLDMVVLKQSTLLSYMDVYIVIGFLFLSCVPFILLLKNGKAAAVADAH
- a CDS encoding TolC family protein yields the protein MNAIKTGRVLLYLSLVLWWPLRHNGQTPVLLLDSAINRGLAHSHTLRLDKAAITASIQRYQQAKDASLPTGSISATFSHMEVPADHIELGSLDWTLGKRGETYMAHAGIKQTIYEGNKLRYARKSALLLLQLSNLDLEQHTTEVAYAIAELYHDLYRIHRHLQVSQQQAQAVDSLVRQATDLYEQGIVTQNDVLRFRLQRSEIQIARTQLEAERRTIQYSLNVLLGFPEDTVVTPAPVQPPFQAGNTLDTFLAQAFRQRQELKQSTVQYSLDQYHLRSLKAEQLPTLSGSITADYIHAGAAFIPPAGSYLTPISAGVTVAWNFSSLWSARHQISQAKVRQDQTLILRDQLKEHIRQEVNACYQRYEQAVQTILLLQSAIEQAAENNRIQSDRYQYNTTSVTDLIDANSRLYQAMANIEIARSDASLAWFRLLKATGSITTSY
- a CDS encoding HlyD family secretion protein; this encodes MEENRKKKKMLLPVILLVAVIAGVIIGINRYQYYSTHEETDDAQIDGDLSVVVSRAGGYIDSIYFEDNQRVIKDQLLIKLEDREYHLKLEQALAAHKLASSRIDVAATQVATSEAASSGYKAETEAAKAKLWQAEQDFARYSALVAKGAVPRQQYDQAKTNRDAAAAAYAAANGQYHTALQQIGNHRSQLQVTHTAVHREAVDVDYAQLMLSYTHITAPVTGPVTKRKAQPGQLIQPGQTLFSVVDEKSLYVTANFKETQLTHIRPGQPVKIRVDAYPDLELNGTVHNFAATTGAKVALLPPDNATGNFVKVVQRIPVKIKINAVDTTLRLLRPGMNVEVTVTTR
- a CDS encoding winged helix-turn-helix transcriptional regulator, whose protein sequence is MYVKKLPELDYGVATTIKALGGKWKACILDCIHLGIRRPSELCRNIPGASLRVLSQQLKELEACHIVYKKVYAEVPLRVEYYLTSWGESLWPVIVAMNEWGNAYLHHYCDSLPQPGAARCEES